A genomic segment from Streptomyces sp. NBC_00237 encodes:
- a CDS encoding cytochrome P450 codes for MTTLGVPDVFDPRRYAHGVPYDDYRRLRDAHPVAWQEEYEVLGWPAGPGFWAVTRHADVVRVLKDARAFSSRLGATQIRDPDPADLPFVRRMMLNQDPPQHGELRRLVSRAFTPGRIDLFEARVRERARALLETAVREARSGDGVVDLVAAVTDEYALLNLADLLGVPAGDRRLLLEWTERVIAYQDPEEADRVVRGPDGRPVNPRSPAMLGEMFAYARELAAYKREHPGDDLMTALAHAAGDGARLSDAELEMFFFLLTVAGNDTVRSAAPGGFLALAKDPKAQQELRQVELGRAVEELLRRHPPVLSFRRTVAEDTELGGQKLRTGDKVVVFHASANHDERVFADPHRLDLTRSPNPHVSFGDGPHVCLGAHFARLQLRVLHEEACGALPSYRLAAPPRRLVSHFINGIKSLEVYVG; via the coding sequence ATGACCACCTTGGGCGTCCCGGACGTCTTCGATCCCCGCCGCTACGCCCACGGCGTCCCGTACGACGACTACCGGCGCCTGCGCGACGCCCACCCGGTCGCCTGGCAGGAGGAGTACGAGGTCCTGGGCTGGCCCGCCGGTCCCGGCTTCTGGGCGGTGACCCGGCACGCCGACGTCGTCCGCGTGCTCAAGGACGCCCGCGCCTTCTCGTCCCGCCTCGGAGCCACCCAGATCCGTGACCCCGACCCCGCCGACCTGCCCTTCGTGCGCCGCATGATGCTCAATCAGGACCCGCCCCAGCACGGTGAGTTGAGGCGACTCGTCAGCCGGGCCTTCACGCCGGGCCGTATCGACCTCTTCGAGGCCAGGGTGCGGGAGCGGGCCCGGGCGCTGCTGGAAACAGCCGTGCGCGAGGCCCGCAGCGGTGACGGCGTCGTCGACCTCGTCGCCGCCGTCACCGACGAGTACGCCCTGCTCAACCTCGCCGACCTGCTCGGCGTCCCGGCGGGCGACCGCCGCCTGCTCCTGGAGTGGACCGAGCGCGTCATCGCCTACCAGGACCCGGAGGAGGCGGACCGGGTGGTGCGGGGGCCGGACGGCCGGCCGGTGAATCCCCGTTCGCCCGCGATGCTGGGGGAGATGTTCGCGTACGCGCGCGAGTTGGCGGCGTACAAACGCGAGCACCCCGGCGACGACCTCATGACCGCGCTGGCCCACGCGGCGGGCGACGGCGCCCGGCTCTCGGACGCCGAGCTGGAGATGTTCTTCTTCCTGCTGACCGTCGCGGGCAACGACACGGTGCGCAGCGCCGCCCCGGGCGGGTTCCTCGCCCTCGCGAAGGATCCGAAGGCGCAACAGGAGCTGAGACAGGTGGAGTTGGGGAGGGCCGTGGAGGAGCTGCTGCGGCGTCACCCGCCCGTCCTCAGCTTCCGGCGCACCGTCGCCGAGGACACCGAACTCGGCGGACAGAAGCTGCGTACGGGGGACAAGGTCGTGGTCTTCCACGCCTCCGCCAACCACGACGAGCGCGTCTTCGCCGACCCGCACCGCCTCGACCTCACCCGTTCGCCCAACCCGCACGTGTCCTTCGGTGACGGCCCGCACGTCTGCCTCGGCGCGCACTTCGCCCGCCTCCAGCTCCGCGTCCTGCACGAGGAGGCATGCGGTGCGCTGCCCTCCTACCGGCTCGCCGCGCCACCCCGACGGCTCGTCTCGCACTTCATCAACGGGATCAAGTCCCTTGAGGTGTACGTGGGTTAG
- a CDS encoding alpha/beta fold hydrolase yields MTPHILPHTLHGEGPHPVIAVHGWFADRSAYAAILPDLDLDAFRYAFVDLRGYGEALHVAGDFTTSEAAADVLAVADHLGWERFSVIGHSMGGSVAQRVVAAAPERVRRMVGVSPVPANGLPMPPEHWELFAGAAERPENRRAIIDLTTGGVRPAAWLERMVRQSVGRSDAKAFRTWLDSWAGEDFHDEVTGSAVPALAVVGALDPALGADLMRDTWLRWYARAELTEIACAGHYAMDETPLQLIRIVEDFLRADAQDPDA; encoded by the coding sequence ATGACCCCGCACATCCTCCCCCACACCCTCCACGGCGAGGGCCCCCACCCCGTCATCGCCGTACACGGCTGGTTCGCCGACCGCAGTGCCTATGCGGCGATCCTGCCCGACCTCGATCTCGACGCCTTCCGGTACGCCTTCGTCGACCTGCGCGGATACGGCGAAGCCCTTCACGTGGCGGGCGACTTCACCACCAGCGAAGCTGCGGCCGACGTGCTCGCCGTCGCCGATCACCTCGGCTGGGAGCGGTTCTCCGTCATCGGGCACTCCATGGGCGGCAGCGTCGCCCAGCGCGTCGTGGCCGCCGCACCCGAGCGGGTGCGCCGTATGGTCGGGGTGTCGCCCGTGCCCGCCAACGGGCTGCCGATGCCGCCCGAGCACTGGGAACTGTTCGCCGGAGCCGCCGAACGGCCCGAGAACCGGCGGGCCATCATCGACCTCACCACCGGCGGCGTCCGCCCCGCCGCCTGGCTGGAGCGGATGGTCCGGCAGTCCGTCGGCCGCAGCGACGCCAAGGCGTTCCGGACCTGGCTCGACTCCTGGGCGGGCGAGGACTTCCACGACGAGGTCACGGGTTCGGCCGTGCCCGCACTCGCGGTCGTCGGAGCACTCGACCCCGCACTCGGCGCGGACCTGATGCGCGACACCTGGCTGCGCTGGTACGCACGCGCAGAACTCACCGAGATCGCCTGCGCCGGGCACTACGCCATGGACGAGACGCCCCTCCAACTCATCAGGATCGTCGAGGACTTCCTGCGCGCGGACGCCCAGGACCCCGACGCATGA
- a CDS encoding ribokinase: MSSERLVVVGSLNMDLLVTVPRLPRPGETVSGADVVRGAGGKGANQAVAAARLGADVRMVGLLGDDALGSELRERLTVEGVDDRGVQQLTGVASGLALIVVQQDGENTITLSPGANRHLDVPALGTLTGGSLVRSADTLLLQLEVPLPTVLAAAREARKAGALTVLNAAPLPVSGTAELEQLLRSVDVLVVNETEATGLLPREDGDWAGHAEALRALGPTTVVITLGADGAIALDPQGAFTERGFSVDAVDTVGAGDAFCAQLALSLGSGTPLEEALRRACAAGALATTRPGAQSSLPSTDEVEALLGGVPLPDVTGSEVHHAR; this comes from the coding sequence GTGAGCAGTGAACGACTGGTCGTGGTCGGCAGTCTGAACATGGACCTTCTCGTCACCGTGCCCCGACTTCCCCGCCCCGGCGAGACCGTCTCCGGCGCCGACGTCGTGCGCGGCGCGGGCGGCAAGGGGGCCAACCAGGCCGTGGCCGCCGCCCGGCTCGGCGCGGACGTACGCATGGTCGGCCTGCTCGGCGACGACGCCCTCGGCAGTGAGCTGAGGGAACGGCTCACGGTGGAAGGCGTCGACGACCGGGGAGTGCAGCAACTTACCGGTGTGGCAAGCGGGTTGGCGCTCATCGTCGTGCAGCAGGACGGCGAGAACACCATCACCCTCTCGCCCGGGGCCAACCGTCACCTCGACGTCCCCGCCCTCGGCACCCTCACCGGCGGCAGTCTCGTCCGGAGCGCCGACACCCTCCTCCTCCAGCTCGAAGTGCCCCTCCCCACCGTGCTCGCCGCCGCCCGCGAAGCCCGTAAGGCAGGTGCTCTCACGGTGCTCAACGCCGCACCGCTTCCCGTGTCCGGCACGGCGGAGCTGGAGCAACTCCTGCGCTCCGTCGACGTGTTGGTCGTCAACGAGACCGAGGCCACCGGATTGCTGCCGCGCGAGGACGGCGACTGGGCCGGGCACGCCGAAGCCCTGCGGGCGCTCGGGCCCACCACCGTCGTCATCACGCTGGGCGCGGACGGCGCGATCGCCCTAGACCCCCAAGGGGCCTTTACCGAAAGGGGGTTCAGCGTCGACGCCGTCGACACGGTCGGGGCGGGCGACGCCTTCTGCGCGCAGCTCGCCCTCTCCCTCGGGTCCGGTACGCCGCTGGAGGAGGCCCTGCGCCGGGCGTGCGCGGCGGGGGCGCTGGCCACCACCCGTCCCGGCGCCCAGAGTTCGCTGCCGTCCACCGACGAGGTCGAGGCCCTGCTGGGCGGCGTACCTCTTCCCGATGTCACCGGGAGCGAGGTGCACCATGCGCGCTGA
- a CDS encoding nucleoside hydrolase — translation MRKRTFGPLLAAALLVPLVAASAPAAPVAAGEAAGEAAAAPTAAPADGKGRKVILDVDMGELNDDAVTMFMLAKAPQVDFLGVTVVSGNTWVEEGTAYSLRQLELIDRTDVPVVMGAGEPLMPGRQERLTAENALYGKAPWAGAFDSKRPPAYDRLAKPPYGGYPKTKPKKDTAAADFIVEQVKRYPNQVTVFADGPATNLALAVRTHPEIVPLIKEVIYMGGAFDKPGNITPAAEFNWWFDPESARISLRTPFRKQTIVPDDAAQHVVYGKKQYDRIVAGRQTPIKKIFKDLQGPEFAKDPNATHLLWDAITAAVFLDPAVAKRTDVRYVDVDANFGADYGRSLGYHLDEFDAPNNPKGTRKAGIVLDVDAERFWDLYIRLLRTE, via the coding sequence GTGCGCAAGAGAACGTTCGGCCCGCTGCTCGCCGCGGCCCTGCTCGTCCCGCTGGTCGCGGCCTCGGCTCCTGCCGCGCCCGTGGCGGCGGGCGAGGCGGCGGGCGAGGCAGCGGCAGCCCCCACTGCCGCCCCCGCGGACGGAAAGGGCCGCAAGGTCATCCTCGACGTCGACATGGGGGAGCTCAACGACGACGCCGTCACCATGTTCATGCTCGCCAAGGCGCCGCAGGTCGACTTCCTCGGTGTCACCGTCGTCAGCGGCAACACCTGGGTCGAGGAGGGCACCGCCTACTCCCTGCGCCAGCTGGAGCTGATCGACCGCACCGACGTCCCCGTCGTCATGGGCGCGGGCGAACCCCTCATGCCCGGCAGGCAGGAGCGGCTCACCGCCGAGAACGCGCTGTACGGGAAGGCGCCGTGGGCCGGTGCCTTCGACTCGAAGCGCCCGCCCGCGTACGACAGGCTCGCCAAGCCTCCGTACGGCGGCTACCCGAAGACGAAGCCGAAGAAGGACACGGCGGCGGCCGACTTCATCGTCGAGCAGGTCAAGCGGTACCCGAACCAGGTCACCGTCTTCGCCGACGGTCCCGCCACGAACCTCGCGCTCGCCGTGCGCACCCACCCCGAGATCGTGCCGCTGATCAAGGAAGTGATCTATATGGGCGGTGCCTTCGACAAGCCGGGGAACATCACCCCCGCCGCCGAGTTCAACTGGTGGTTCGACCCCGAGTCGGCGCGCATCTCGCTCCGTACGCCCTTCCGCAAGCAGACGATCGTGCCCGACGACGCCGCGCAGCACGTCGTGTACGGCAAGAAGCAGTACGACCGGATCGTCGCGGGGAGGCAGACCCCGATCAAGAAGATCTTCAAGGACCTCCAGGGCCCGGAGTTCGCGAAGGACCCGAACGCCACCCACCTGCTGTGGGACGCCATCACCGCAGCCGTCTTCCTCGACCCGGCCGTCGCGAAGAGGACCGACGTCCGGTACGTCGACGTGGACGCCAACTTCGGTGCGGACTACGGGCGTTCGCTCGGCTACCACCTCGATGAGTTCGACGCGCCGAACAACCCGAAGGGCACCCGCAAGGCGGGCATCGTGCTCGACGTCGACGCCGAGCGGTTCTGGGACCTGTACATCAGGCTGCTGCGCACCGAATAA
- a CDS encoding ABC transporter permease, whose product MTTPAPTRGTKDPVPAPVAERRTARQLTRQVMGEAGIGVALLVLVLIFTLAAPKFATSDNLTHIATEITLNTMLAVGMTFVILVGGIDLSVGSVMALSAVVAGEVLTSTSLSTPVAVLLAIVVAALVGMACGFVNGFVSERWRVPSFIVTLGMLNVARGAALDYTDAQTLYDFPPGFSHFGTSTLLGIPSLFWIALVMVVIGHLVLTRTVFGRLVFAIGSNEEAVRLSGHRTSVVKVAVFVIAGFAVGIAAVTYMARLNIASPILGSGYELSAIAAVVIGGASLSGGKGSMIGTLLGACLLGVLTNGLLLMGVSDFQRQMITGAVIMVAVVVDHYRGKLAARMPQQAVAG is encoded by the coding sequence ATGACCACACCGGCCCCCACCAGGGGAACCAAGGACCCCGTTCCGGCGCCCGTCGCGGAGCGGCGCACCGCACGCCAGCTCACCCGGCAGGTGATGGGCGAGGCGGGCATCGGCGTCGCGCTGCTCGTACTCGTACTGATCTTCACCCTCGCCGCGCCCAAGTTCGCGACGTCCGACAACCTCACGCACATCGCCACCGAGATCACCCTCAACACCATGCTCGCCGTCGGCATGACCTTCGTCATCCTGGTCGGCGGCATCGACCTGTCGGTCGGCTCGGTGATGGCCCTCTCGGCGGTCGTCGCGGGCGAGGTCCTGACCTCGACCAGCCTCTCCACGCCCGTCGCGGTGCTCCTCGCGATCGTCGTCGCCGCCCTCGTCGGCATGGCCTGCGGCTTCGTCAACGGCTTCGTCTCGGAACGCTGGCGCGTCCCCTCCTTCATCGTCACCCTCGGCATGCTGAACGTGGCGCGCGGAGCGGCCCTCGACTACACCGACGCGCAGACCCTGTACGACTTCCCGCCCGGCTTCAGCCACTTCGGCACCTCCACTCTCCTGGGCATCCCCTCCCTCTTCTGGATCGCCCTGGTGATGGTGGTCATCGGCCACCTGGTCCTCACCCGTACCGTCTTCGGCCGACTCGTCTTCGCGATCGGCTCCAACGAGGAGGCCGTCCGCCTCTCCGGTCACCGTACGAGCGTCGTGAAGGTCGCGGTCTTCGTCATCGCGGGCTTCGCGGTCGGCATCGCGGCCGTCACGTACATGGCGCGCCTCAACATCGCCAGCCCGATCCTCGGCAGCGGTTACGAACTCTCCGCCATCGCCGCGGTCGTCATTGGCGGGGCCTCCCTCTCCGGCGGCAAGGGCTCGATGATCGGGACGCTGCTCGGCGCGTGTCTGCTGGGTGTGCTGACCAACGGACTGCTCCTGATGGGCGTTTCCGACTTCCAGCGCCAGATGATCACCGGCGCGGTGATCATGGTGGCCGTCGTCGTCGACCACTACCGGGGCAAGCTCGCCGCGCGCATGCCTCAACAGGCGGTGGCGGGCTGA
- a CDS encoding DUF397 domain-containing protein — MPCSASAAGNCIEVAAIPGGAVAVRNSRDPEGPALIYTESELAAFVAGAKAGEFDGFGC; from the coding sequence ATCCCTTGTAGTGCCAGCGCGGCCGGGAACTGCATCGAGGTGGCGGCGATCCCTGGTGGCGCGGTGGCGGTGCGCAATTCCCGCGATCCGGAGGGACCGGCGCTGATCTACACGGAGTCGGAACTCGCGGCGTTCGTGGCGGGGGCGAAGGCGGGGGAGTTCGACGGGTTCGGGTGCTGA
- a CDS encoding LacI family DNA-binding transcriptional regulator — translation MATRQDVAQLAGTSPSVVSYVLNNGPRSVAPATRERVLAAVKELGYRPNAVARSLRMSHTMTLGLVVPDAANPFFAELARSLEDHAWAAGYTLLVGNSVDDPAREAGYIRTFVDRQVDGLVLIPSQGEKAWRAELARSGVPSLVFDRELDGVATSYVLVDNARGAQTATEHLLAHGRRRVGCIAGPLGIHPTVDRVVGWRTALERAGLRAGTGSGGRTGWEACPDAAPLLHGSFGRLDGYRSGLALLKRDRSVDALFVTSDEQAAGVLRAATELGIRVPDDLALVSFDGIAAGAYTCPALSTMRQPYDDLGRTAVRRLLDRMREPDLPPTRDVLPVTLLARGSCGCPDPAGGEHTELRGDAQSFAELLGENGEHQ, via the coding sequence ATGGCAACACGGCAGGACGTGGCGCAGCTCGCGGGCACGTCGCCATCGGTCGTCAGCTACGTGCTCAACAACGGCCCGCGCTCCGTCGCCCCCGCCACCCGCGAACGCGTCCTCGCTGCGGTCAAGGAGCTCGGCTACCGGCCCAACGCGGTGGCCCGCTCGCTGCGCATGAGCCACACGATGACGCTGGGGCTCGTGGTGCCCGACGCCGCGAACCCCTTCTTCGCCGAACTGGCCCGTTCGCTCGAAGACCACGCCTGGGCCGCCGGGTACACCCTCCTCGTCGGCAACAGCGTCGACGACCCCGCCCGCGAGGCCGGGTACATCCGCACCTTCGTGGACCGCCAGGTCGACGGCCTCGTCCTGATCCCCTCCCAGGGCGAGAAGGCGTGGCGCGCCGAACTGGCCCGGTCGGGAGTGCCCAGCCTGGTCTTCGACCGCGAGCTGGACGGGGTCGCCACCTCGTACGTACTCGTCGACAACGCGCGGGGCGCCCAGACGGCCACCGAGCACCTCCTCGCCCACGGCCGCCGCCGCGTCGGCTGCATCGCCGGGCCCCTCGGCATCCATCCGACCGTCGATCGCGTCGTCGGCTGGCGCACGGCGCTGGAGCGGGCCGGACTGCGCGCCGGTACGGGGTCGGGCGGGCGCACCGGGTGGGAGGCGTGCCCGGATGCCGCACCCCTGCTGCACGGCTCCTTCGGGCGGCTCGACGGCTACCGGTCGGGGCTCGCGCTGCTGAAGCGGGACCGGTCGGTGGACGCCCTGTTCGTCACCTCCGACGAGCAGGCCGCCGGAGTCCTGCGCGCGGCGACCGAGCTGGGCATCCGGGTCCCCGACGATCTCGCGCTCGTCTCCTTCGACGGCATCGCGGCGGGCGCGTACACCTGCCCGGCCCTGTCCACCATGCGCCAGCCGTACGACGACCTCGGCCGTACGGCGGTGCGCCGCCTGCTCGACCGGATGCGGGAACCCGACCTGCCGCCCACCCGGGACGTCCTCCCGGTGACCCTGCTGGCCCGGGGCTCCTGCGGATGCCCCGACCCGGCGGGCGGCGAACACACAGAACTGCGTGGCGACGCGCAGAGCTTCGCGGAACTTCTTGGAGAGAACGGTGAACACCAGTGA
- the rbsD gene encoding D-ribose pyranase — protein sequence MRAEGLWHPRLLEIITSLGHGDLLVVADPGLPVPSGVEVVDLVWRRGEPAFLPVLETVLDELVLEHATVAHEASDPDLLVVFDQQFADVTLDRVPHARLKKLTRRARAVVRTGETTPYANAVLRAGVPF from the coding sequence ATGCGCGCTGAAGGTCTCTGGCACCCCCGCCTCCTGGAGATCATCACCTCCCTCGGCCACGGTGACCTGCTCGTCGTCGCCGATCCCGGGCTGCCGGTGCCGTCGGGCGTGGAGGTCGTCGACCTGGTGTGGCGGCGCGGCGAACCCGCGTTCCTGCCGGTACTCGAAACGGTCCTCGACGAACTCGTCCTGGAACACGCCACCGTGGCCCACGAGGCGTCCGACCCCGACCTCCTCGTCGTCTTCGACCAGCAGTTCGCCGACGTCACCCTCGACCGGGTGCCGCACGCCCGGCTGAAGAAGCTCACCCGCCGCGCCCGGGCCGTCGTCCGCACCGGGGAGACCACCCCGTACGCCAATGCCGTGCTCCGCGCAGGCGTCCCGTTCTGA
- a CDS encoding sugar ABC transporter substrate-binding protein, which yields MNRRISLAVSASASFFLAAALTGCGQEGGSPSASGKEKKKDGKPTVCLIMKSLGNEFFQTMQKGAEEHAKKLGTLELKASGIQNETDIDGQVAAINRCITDQADAIVVAPADSRALVSPLGRAAKAGIKLVNIDVKLDDGALKAAQLDVPFVGPDNAEGSRLSGEVLAKKLGKGGKVVILEGNPGAANATQRKAGFEKAAKDGGLTVLASKTAHWETDEAYTVLANLLTAHPDLQGVMSSNDSMALGAVKAIGAAGKKGKVVVASFDNIDAIKPYLKDGQVIATVDQFAAKQAADGIDVALKSIGGGKAEPWVKTEVKVVTGADADAG from the coding sequence ATGAACCGCAGGATCTCCCTTGCCGTCTCCGCATCCGCCTCCTTCTTCCTGGCCGCCGCCCTCACCGGGTGCGGGCAGGAGGGCGGCTCGCCGTCGGCGAGCGGCAAGGAGAAGAAGAAGGACGGCAAGCCGACCGTCTGCCTGATCATGAAGTCGCTCGGCAACGAATTCTTCCAGACCATGCAGAAGGGTGCGGAGGAGCACGCCAAGAAGCTCGGCACCCTGGAGCTGAAGGCCAGCGGCATCCAGAACGAGACGGACATCGACGGCCAGGTCGCCGCCATCAACCGCTGCATCACCGACCAGGCCGACGCCATCGTCGTCGCCCCCGCCGACTCCCGTGCGCTCGTCTCGCCGCTGGGCCGGGCCGCCAAGGCGGGCATCAAGCTGGTCAACATCGACGTCAAACTGGACGACGGCGCGCTGAAGGCCGCCCAGCTCGACGTCCCCTTCGTCGGCCCCGACAACGCCGAGGGCTCCCGGCTCTCCGGGGAGGTCCTCGCCAAGAAGCTCGGCAAGGGCGGCAAGGTCGTCATCCTGGAGGGCAACCCGGGCGCGGCCAACGCCACGCAGCGCAAGGCCGGTTTCGAGAAGGCCGCCAAGGACGGCGGGCTGACCGTCCTGGCGTCCAAGACCGCGCACTGGGAGACCGACGAGGCGTACACCGTCCTGGCCAACCTGCTCACCGCGCACCCCGACCTCCAGGGCGTCATGTCCTCCAACGACTCCATGGCGCTGGGCGCGGTCAAGGCGATCGGCGCGGCGGGCAAGAAGGGCAAGGTCGTGGTGGCCTCCTTCGACAACATCGACGCCATCAAGCCGTACCTGAAGGACGGCCAAGTCATCGCCACCGTCGACCAGTTCGCGGCGAAGCAGGCCGCCGACGGCATCGACGTGGCGCTGAAGTCGATCGGCGGCGGCAAGGCCGAGCCCTGGGTGAAGACCGAGGTCAAGGTCGTCACGGGTGCGGACGCGGACGCGGGATGA
- a CDS encoding sugar ABC transporter ATP-binding protein, translated as MSETNGAAPVVLEATGIGKAFPGVQALDGVRLDLRAGEVHALLGENGAGKSTLVRILAGIQPPDTGTLRLGGQPYAPQDTAAAMKAGVQVVHQELNLLPNLTVAENLFFQHLPRKYGCVDRRTLNRRAQELLDQVGLDVRPHSKVERLGIAQMQLIEIARTLWQDCRVLVMDEPTATLTSRETDRLFEVIRRVTARGTAVLYISHHLQEVFEIGDRTTVFRNGRHVVTKDLADTDTAEIIRLMVGRDLAQEYPPYVSRPPGDELLRAQDLRPRGGSPVSFALYAGEVVGVAGLVGSGRTETVRALFGADHHDGGHVYVKGRRVRIRTPRDAVRHGISLLTEDRKGQGLVLDMPVAANVTLAATRKISRGGLLRRAEEDAYARTAVDRLGIRTPGIRTAVRTLSGGNQQKVVLGRWLLAGTDVLVVDEPTRGIDVGARYEIHQQLTDLASDGKALLVVSSDLPELMGICDRILVFSRGRIAGEVAREDFDSSHILALAYSGYVTEAATPEDASAPPTDVSVDAPTDAPTKNGETSS; from the coding sequence ATGAGCGAGACGAACGGAGCGGCGCCGGTGGTCCTGGAGGCCACCGGCATCGGCAAGGCGTTCCCCGGCGTCCAGGCCCTGGACGGCGTACGGCTGGACCTGCGGGCGGGGGAGGTGCACGCCCTGCTCGGCGAGAACGGGGCGGGCAAGTCCACCCTCGTCCGTATCCTGGCCGGAATCCAGCCGCCCGACACCGGCACCCTGCGGCTCGGCGGACAGCCGTACGCCCCCCAGGACACGGCAGCCGCCATGAAGGCCGGAGTCCAGGTCGTCCACCAGGAGCTGAACCTCCTGCCCAACCTCACCGTCGCCGAGAACCTCTTCTTCCAGCACCTGCCACGGAAGTACGGATGCGTCGACCGGCGCACCCTCAACCGGCGCGCGCAGGAACTCCTCGACCAGGTCGGGCTCGACGTCCGGCCGCACAGCAAGGTCGAGCGGCTCGGCATCGCCCAGATGCAACTCATCGAGATAGCGCGGACGTTGTGGCAGGACTGCCGGGTCCTCGTCATGGACGAACCGACCGCCACCCTCACCTCCCGCGAGACCGACCGCCTCTTCGAGGTGATCCGCCGGGTCACCGCACGCGGCACCGCCGTCCTCTACATCTCCCACCACCTTCAGGAGGTCTTCGAGATCGGCGACCGCACGACGGTCTTCCGCAACGGCCGTCACGTCGTCACCAAGGACCTCGCCGACACCGACACCGCCGAGATCATCCGCCTGATGGTCGGCCGCGACCTCGCCCAGGAGTATCCGCCGTACGTGTCCCGCCCGCCGGGCGACGAACTGCTGCGGGCGCAGGACCTGCGCCCGCGCGGCGGCAGCCCCGTCAGCTTCGCCCTGTACGCGGGGGAGGTCGTCGGCGTCGCGGGACTCGTGGGCTCCGGCCGCACCGAGACCGTACGCGCGCTCTTCGGGGCCGACCACCACGACGGCGGACACGTGTACGTGAAGGGGCGCAGGGTCCGCATCCGCACTCCCCGCGACGCCGTACGGCACGGCATCTCCCTGCTCACCGAGGACCGCAAGGGCCAGGGCCTGGTCCTCGACATGCCCGTCGCCGCGAACGTGACCCTCGCCGCGACCCGCAAGATCTCCCGGGGCGGGCTGCTCAGACGGGCCGAGGAGGACGCCTACGCCCGCACCGCCGTCGACCGCCTCGGCATCCGGACCCCCGGAATCCGTACGGCGGTGCGCACCCTCTCCGGCGGCAACCAGCAGAAGGTCGTCCTGGGCCGCTGGCTCCTCGCGGGCACCGACGTCCTGGTCGTCGACGAACCCACCCGGGGCATCGATGTCGGCGCCCGCTACGAGATCCACCAGCAGCTGACCGACCTCGCCTCGGACGGCAAGGCCCTCCTCGTCGTCTCCTCCGACCTGCCCGAACTCATGGGCATCTGCGACCGCATCCTCGTCTTCTCGCGCGGCCGGATCGCGGGGGAGGTGGCCCGGGAGGACTTCGACAGCTCGCACATCCTGGCGCTGGCGTACTCCGGGTACGTCACGGAGGCCGCGACCCCGGAAGACGCCTCGGCCCCGCCCACCGACGTATCCGTCGACGCACCCACCGACGCACCCACCAAGAACGGTGAGACCTCCTCATGA